From the genome of Agromyces intestinalis:
GCGTCGAGCCCGAGGTGGTCGGCGAACGCGACGAGGTCGTCGGCGTCGGTCCACCAGCCGCGTGAACGGCCGCCGGTCGTCGGGGTGCCGCGCGGGTGCAGCACCGCGATCGGGCGGTCGGATGCCACGCCGGCGAGGTCTTCGAGGTAGTCGACGCCGCGGCAGGGCCCGCCGGGAACGAGGAGTGCGGGTTCGCCGGCGCCCGGTTCGCCGGCGCTCGGCTCGCCGAGGACGTGGTAGGCGATCGGGGCGCCGTCTGCGGCGACGAAGGTCTGCACCCGATCGACGGTAGCCGACCCCGACGGATCGCGACGGGCGAGTTGTCAACAGCTCCGCGATGCGGTCGCACACGTCGCCCCGCCATCGCATAGCATCGGGCGACGGCCCGTGTTCGGCCGCCGCCCCCAACCCCTCGAGGAGCCGCAGTGACCGCTGCCCCGCCGACGATCGGCATGCCCGTGCCACCGCAGCCGCAACCCCCGCGCCCCCCGCGCAAGCCCGGCTTCGGCTGGGCGATGGCCCTCGCCATCGTGGTGACGGCGCTGCCCGTCATCCTCGTGCCGGTCTACGTGGTCGGCGTGCTGGCGACCACGTTCGCCACGATCGCCGCCGTGCAGAGCGAGGTGCGCGACCAGGCCGACGGCACCGGGCTCGGCATCGACTCCGAGGCCGGCTCCGATCCCACCGACCTCGCCGTCGGCCCCGACCTGCCGGTCGATCTGCCGTTCGACGTCGAGGTGCCCGAGGGCGTGTACGCGGGCGTCAACGACACGCTCACCGCCGTCGACGCGTGGACGCCCACCACCGAGGGCGCCATCGGCTACCTCGGCTACACGAACGCGTCGACCGGGTGCGCGGTCTCGTACGAGAACGGGTCGCTGCCCGATGAGATCGACCGCTCGCAGGGCGACCAGGCCACCAGCCACGGGTTCATCGAGTGGATGTTCGACACCGAGCCCGACCCCGACTCGTTCACGACGAGCATCGTGCACGGCGACGTGGTCGGCGAGCCGGTCGGTGAGGCCGAGGCGGTCATCGAGTACTTCACGACGGATGCCTCGCAGATCGCCGTGATCGCACGCACCTTCTCGCCCGCCGGCGAGGGCGTGATGATCTACGTCGAGTGCCCGACGACCGAATCGCTCGACGAGGCCCTGTCGGGCGACGTCGCCACCCACCTCACGCTCTCGCTGATCTGACCGGAGACACCGTCATGACTCACCTCGCAGCCACCGACGCGCTCGCCGCCAGCATCGGCATGTTCGTCGTCATCTGGGCGCTCATCGGCCTCATCCTGGTGGCCACGTACGTCGCCACGGGCGTGCTCCTCTCCAAGGTGTTCCAGGCGACCGGCCAGCCCGGCTGGCCGGCCTGGGTGCCCCTCTACAGCTCTTGGAGGCTGCTCGAGCTCGGCGGCCAGCAGGGCTGGATCGCGTTGCTGTCGTTCGTGCCCGGCGCGAACATCGTCGCCGTCGTGTTCCTGATCATGGCCGTGCACAAGGTCAACGAGGGCTTCGGCAAGGGCGTCGGCCACACGGTGCTGTACGTCTTCCTGCCGCTCGTCTGGATGGCGCTCATCGGGTTCGGCGGGTCGCCCTGGCGCGGCCTGCAGCCGCCGGCCGGCGGGTACCCGCAGCCGGTGCCCGCGTACCTCCCGCCCGTCGCCCAGCCCGCCCAGCCCTTCCCGCCCCAGACGTACCAGGCCCCTCCCGTTCCGCCGGCCTGAGTCGCGCCGGGCGGGAGTCTGATCCCGGGACCACCGCCGCCCGAGCCCGCTCACGACTGCGGGGCATCCGTCGGGTATCGGCGGGCGAGCGCGGCGCCCAGTTCGCCGAGCCGCACCCGCAGCTCGGCGGGCTCGACGACGGCGGCGACCTCGGCCCAACCGGCGAGGCGCCGCGCGAGCACCTCCATCGAATGCCCGCCGACCCGCACGCGCACCCGATCGCCGTCGCCCGGCAGCGACGGCAGCCGGTCGGCCGGGCCGACCCAGCCGCGGAACTCCGCGAGAAGGTCGGCCTCGACCAGCACGACCGCGGTGGCCCGCGAACCTGCGGCTCGCGCGACCTCGCCGAGCTCGGCCCACGCCTCATCCAGGTCGAAACCGGCGGGTGGGTCGAACCGATCGTCGAGGATTTCGAGCCGTGCCATGCGATCGAGTCGATACGTGCGTCGGCCGGCATCCGTGTCGGCCAGCAGGTACCAGGTGCCGCCGCGGTCGCCGAGTCCGAGGGGGCGCGCCAGCCGTGCGCCCGGCTCGCGACCCCAAGCGGTGTAGTCGAACCGCACGGCGCGGCGGTCGATCACCGCGTGCTGTAGAGCGTCGAGGTGCTCGGGCACGGATGCCTCGCGCCAGTCCCGACCGCCGACGACCACCGCGGCCGATGCCGCCTGCGCATCCCGCCGGAACGGCTCGGGCAGCGCCCGGAGCACCTTGCGCAGGGCCGAACGGCCGACTTCCGAGGCATCCGCCCGCGGCCCGAGCAGCAGCAGGAGCGCCCGCGCCTCGCCGGCCGTGAACCCGCTGAGGTCGGTGCGACCGCCGCCCAGCAGCGACCACCCGCCGCCGCGGCCCGGCTGCGGGTAGACCGGCACGCCGGCGCTCGACAGGGCGAGCAGGTCGCGGCGAGCAGTCGCGACCGAGACCTCGAGCTCCTCGGCCAGCTCGGCCGCGGTCACCCGGCCGCGCGCCTGCATGACGAGGAGCGTGGCCACGAGCCGGTCTGCACGCATGTTCCGATTCTCCTCGGAAAAGTGGTCAGAAGGTGAGCACTTCTCCGTTCGACCATGGATGCATCGACACCAAGGGCCGGCGACATCCGGCCCCGACCATCCAGGAGGAACCCCATGCTGCGAGGCATCGCCACCGTGAACGTCTACGTCGAGGACCCGGCCGCGGCGGCCGACTGGTACGCCGA
Proteins encoded in this window:
- a CDS encoding DUF5684 domain-containing protein → MTHLAATDALAASIGMFVVIWALIGLILVATYVATGVLLSKVFQATGQPGWPAWVPLYSSWRLLELGGQQGWIALLSFVPGANIVAVVFLIMAVHKVNEGFGKGVGHTVLYVFLPLVWMALIGFGGSPWRGLQPPAGGYPQPVPAYLPPVAQPAQPFPPQTYQAPPVPPA
- a CDS encoding helix-turn-helix transcriptional regulator translates to MRADRLVATLLVMQARGRVTAAELAEELEVSVATARRDLLALSSAGVPVYPQPGRGGGWSLLGGGRTDLSGFTAGEARALLLLLGPRADASEVGRSALRKVLRALPEPFRRDAQAASAAVVVGGRDWREASVPEHLDALQHAVIDRRAVRFDYTAWGREPGARLARPLGLGDRGGTWYLLADTDAGRRTYRLDRMARLEILDDRFDPPAGFDLDEAWAELGEVARAAGSRATAVVLVEADLLAEFRGWVGPADRLPSLPGDGDRVRVRVGGHSMEVLARRLAGWAEVAAVVEPAELRVRLGELGAALARRYPTDAPQS